A window of Brachybacterium fresconis contains these coding sequences:
- a CDS encoding aminoglycoside phosphotransferase family protein, producing the protein MRVAGFPLPSLLAAARDPGVVAWRAGLPEIVEGLLAEWPLTVEEPFSPGGSAAWVAPVRDGDGRELVLKVAWAHEESRDEALGMAAWQGRGAAEVLHSELRGQTSVLLMERVRPGTPLAELLTWPERDAVVAGLLRRMWMPPHELLPASEAAAFRPLSHMCAWWADEAQARDDRARARDGEARARDSEARARLGEASAVVGSPADLAESVSSPLLPAEVVDHGLELLRSLPREWDGEAVLLATDFHPSNVLASGSGEAQDWVVIDPKPYVGDPHYDLLQHMLNDPGRLVAQPSAFADRLAGLTRLDPERARRWLFARCVQEAGVMDGAAEAALRLEADGVA; encoded by the coding sequence ATGCGTGTCGCGGGGTTCCCGCTGCCGTCGTTGCTGGCTGCGGCCAGGGATCCCGGTGTCGTCGCCTGGCGGGCAGGGCTTCCGGAGATTGTCGAGGGTCTCCTCGCCGAGTGGCCGCTGACGGTCGAGGAGCCCTTCTCCCCCGGCGGATCGGCCGCCTGGGTCGCGCCGGTGCGCGATGGTGATGGCCGGGAGCTGGTGCTCAAGGTCGCCTGGGCCCACGAGGAGTCGCGGGACGAGGCGCTCGGGATGGCGGCATGGCAGGGGCGCGGGGCGGCCGAGGTGCTGCACAGCGAGCTGCGGGGGCAGACGTCGGTGCTGCTCATGGAACGAGTGCGACCGGGGACGCCGCTCGCCGAGCTGCTGACCTGGCCGGAGCGGGACGCGGTGGTGGCCGGTCTGCTGCGGCGGATGTGGATGCCGCCGCACGAGCTGCTCCCGGCATCCGAGGCTGCGGCCTTCCGTCCGCTGTCGCATATGTGCGCCTGGTGGGCCGACGAAGCGCAGGCGCGGGACGACAGAGCGCGAGCGCGGGACGGTGAGGCCCGGGCGCGGGATAGCGAGGCCCGGGCGCGGCTCGGGGAGGCGTCGGCGGTGGTCGGGTCTCCTGCGGACCTCGCCGAGAGCGTGAGCAGCCCCCTGCTCCCGGCCGAGGTGGTCGACCACGGCCTGGAGCTGCTGCGCTCCCTGCCCCGGGAGTGGGACGGGGAGGCGGTGCTGCTGGCGACCGATTTCCACCCGTCCAATGTGCTGGCGAGCGGCTCGGGCGAGGCGCAGGACTGGGTGGTGATCGATCCGAAGCCGTATGTCGGCGATCCGCACTACGACCTGTTGCAGCACATGCTCAACGACCCCGGTCGCCTGGTGGCCCAGCCCAGCGCGTTCGCTGACCGGTTGGCGGGGCTGACCAGGCTGGACCCTGAGCGTGCCCGACGCTGGCTGTTCGCGCGGTGCGTGCAGGAAGCAGGGGTCATGGACGGTGCGGCGGAGGCGGCGCTGCGGCTGGAGGCAGACGGCGTGGCGTGA
- a CDS encoding GNAT family N-acetyltransferase, which produces MISRQGTTDDDGTLLETVRLLLRPWRVEEAAIHRELWTERDPRVPAHRRIDADGRPSVADLEDRIRRTAHAGGPGLGLPALERRAERDVIGYCGLIEGGPGAHALDPEHPGPEIAFELLRRTQGQGYATEAARAVVQWAQEAGVEQLHATVWAWNAPSRRVLERLGFVTMRTQTTENGPGELLVASKIL; this is translated from the coding sequence ATGATCTCCCGGCAGGGCACCACGGACGACGACGGCACTCTGTTGGAGACCGTACGCCTGCTGCTGCGGCCCTGGCGCGTCGAGGAGGCCGCGATCCACCGCGAGCTGTGGACCGAGCGCGATCCCCGCGTCCCCGCGCACCGTCGGATCGACGCCGACGGTCGTCCCTCGGTCGCCGACCTGGAGGACCGGATCCGGAGGACGGCGCACGCCGGTGGGCCCGGTCTCGGTCTGCCCGCCCTCGAACGCCGCGCCGAGAGGGACGTGATCGGCTACTGCGGGCTGATCGAGGGCGGCCCCGGGGCGCATGCGCTGGACCCGGAGCACCCCGGTCCCGAGATCGCGTTCGAGCTGCTGCGCCGCACCCAGGGGCAGGGGTACGCGACCGAGGCGGCTCGCGCCGTCGTGCAGTGGGCGCAGGAGGCCGGTGTCGAGCAGCTGCACGCCACGGTCTGGGCCTGGAACGCACCCTCGCGCCGGGTCCTCGAGAGGCTGGGGTTCGTCACCATGCGCACGCAGACCACCGAGAACGGCCCCGGGGAGCTGCTGGTCGCCTCCAAGATTCTCTGA
- the pdxH gene encoding pyridoxamine 5'-phosphate oxidase, whose product MTDRRLPERSASDHLADERLDYLSRALADDAPEDPLALFDVWMDEAFARRTQHGDLTDPTAVVLSTVARDADGLPRPRSRTVLLKGHDAAGFVVYTNLTSPKARELETTPQAAMLLPWYPMQRQVRIEGRVEHLPAAESDAYWATRPRGSQLGARASHQSEPVASRTALDAQYAEIAARFEGDDIPRPSFWGGLRLVPDRIEFWQGRENRFHDRIAYEITADGTWQRHRLQP is encoded by the coding sequence ATGACCGATCGCCGCTTGCCGGAACGCTCCGCCTCGGACCACCTCGCCGACGAACGCCTCGACTACCTGTCCAGGGCCCTTGCCGATGACGCGCCGGAGGACCCCCTGGCCCTGTTCGACGTCTGGATGGACGAGGCCTTCGCCCGACGCACGCAGCACGGCGACCTCACGGACCCGACGGCCGTGGTGCTCTCCACCGTGGCGCGGGACGCCGACGGGCTCCCGCGCCCCCGCTCCCGCACCGTGCTGCTGAAGGGCCACGACGCGGCGGGGTTCGTCGTGTACACCAACCTCACCTCCCCCAAGGCGAGGGAGCTGGAGACGACCCCGCAGGCGGCGATGCTGCTGCCCTGGTACCCGATGCAGCGCCAGGTGCGGATCGAGGGTCGGGTCGAGCATCTCCCCGCCGCGGAGTCCGACGCCTACTGGGCCACCCGTCCCCGCGGTTCACAGCTGGGGGCCCGGGCCTCCCATCAGTCGGAGCCGGTCGCCTCCCGCACCGCCCTCGACGCGCAGTACGCGGAGATCGCAGCCCGCTTCGAGGGCGACGACATCCCGCGCCCCTCGTTCTGGGGCGGCCTGCGCCTGGTCCCGGACCGGATCGAGTTCTGGCAGGGCCGCGAGAACCGCTTCCACGACCGGATCGCCTACGAGATCACGGCCGACGGCACCTGGCAGCGGCACCGCCTGCAGCCCTGA
- a CDS encoding glycoside hydrolase family 25 protein, translating to MPRFTPEQVRRRQIVAGALAVILVVVLGGCTALVIGAVRGGGSDAAAERTPFEADDAAMEVATTGAGARAAENLPGGIALGADEVMGVDVSAHQGEIDWEKVASDGYAFAYIKATEGADYTDSAFSANWDGARAAGITPGAYHYFTLCSSGEEQAEDFLAAAPPDDSALPPALDLEFDGACEKRPGGVDAQAEIDAFTAKVEEAWGRRLLIYSSSEWRSHYGLPVTDPRPDWLFSAGGRPPQADWAVWQLRFDGKVSGIEGGVDIDVARIEQLRDGAAISEGEGAIAHEEEQ from the coding sequence GTGCCCCGATTCACTCCCGAGCAGGTCCGGCGCCGACAGATCGTCGCCGGTGCCCTGGCCGTGATCCTGGTCGTGGTCCTCGGCGGCTGCACTGCGCTCGTGATCGGTGCCGTCCGCGGCGGGGGATCCGACGCCGCCGCCGAACGCACGCCCTTCGAGGCCGACGACGCCGCCATGGAGGTCGCCACCACCGGGGCGGGAGCGCGCGCCGCGGAGAATCTCCCCGGCGGCATCGCGCTCGGGGCGGACGAGGTGATGGGCGTGGACGTCTCCGCCCATCAGGGCGAGATCGACTGGGAGAAGGTCGCCTCCGACGGGTATGCCTTCGCGTACATCAAGGCCACCGAGGGCGCTGACTACACCGACTCGGCCTTCTCCGCGAACTGGGACGGGGCCCGCGCCGCCGGCATCACCCCCGGCGCCTACCACTACTTCACGCTGTGCTCCTCGGGGGAGGAGCAGGCCGAGGACTTCCTCGCCGCCGCACCCCCGGACGATTCCGCGCTCCCGCCCGCGCTCGACCTCGAGTTCGACGGCGCCTGCGAGAAGCGCCCCGGCGGAGTCGACGCGCAGGCAGAGATCGACGCCTTCACCGCGAAGGTCGAGGAGGCCTGGGGCCGCCGCCTGCTCATCTACTCCTCGAGCGAATGGCGCAGTCACTACGGCCTGCCGGTGACCGACCCTCGGCCCGACTGGCTGTTCTCTGCCGGTGGACGCCCGCCGCAGGCCGACTGGGCGGTGTGGCAGCTGCGCTTCGACGGAAAGGTCTCGGGGATCGAGGGCGGCGTCGACATCGACGTGGCCCGGATCGAGCAGCTGCGCGACGGCGCGGCGATCTCGGAGGGCGAGGGCGCGATCGCCCATGAGGAGGAGCAGTAG
- a CDS encoding DsbA family protein, protein MNRSRTPLIIGIIAGIACLGLVLLIVLALVIGGVLFASEDGGNDGNDGRTPSPAASGELVAPPGVAEDEPYLEVSSAADGPVVDVYVDFLCPHCAAFHETHGEDLAQLARDGEITLRMHPRPMLDANSTPAGYSGRAANAAVCAYAEDPEQWFQAEAALFENQPGSEGLTDDELAEVISEATGSDVSSCIAEGTYLPWIQDVVEPEALESTQGTPAVLIDGEQFAGDLEEPGALEEAIAAG, encoded by the coding sequence ATGAACCGCTCCCGCACCCCGCTGATCATCGGGATCATCGCCGGCATCGCCTGCCTGGGGCTGGTGTTGCTCATCGTGCTCGCGCTCGTCATCGGCGGGGTCCTGTTCGCCTCCGAGGACGGCGGCAACGACGGCAACGACGGCCGGACACCGAGTCCCGCGGCGTCGGGTGAGCTGGTCGCTCCGCCGGGCGTCGCCGAGGATGAGCCGTATCTTGAGGTCAGCAGCGCGGCCGACGGGCCCGTGGTGGACGTGTACGTCGACTTCCTCTGCCCGCACTGCGCCGCCTTCCACGAGACGCACGGTGAGGACCTCGCCCAGCTGGCGCGCGACGGCGAGATCACCCTGCGCATGCACCCGCGTCCCATGCTCGATGCGAACTCGACGCCGGCCGGCTACTCCGGGCGTGCGGCCAACGCCGCCGTCTGCGCCTACGCCGAGGACCCGGAGCAGTGGTTCCAGGCCGAAGCCGCGCTGTTCGAGAACCAGCCCGGCTCCGAAGGGCTCACCGACGACGAGCTGGCCGAGGTGATCAGCGAGGCGACCGGATCGGACGTCTCCTCGTGCATCGCCGAGGGCACCTACCTGCCCTGGATCCAGGACGTCGTCGAGCCCGAGGCGCTGGAGTCCACCCAGGGCACCCCGGCCGTGCTCATCGACGGCGAGCAGTTCGCCGGGGACCTCGAGGAACCGGGGGCCCTCGAGGAGGCCATCGCCGCCGGGTGA
- a CDS encoding transcriptional regulator — MSSPAPAFHEVIHAPVRLRICGLLRQVDEVEFSVIRDALLLKDAHLSKNLSVLAEAGLVAVRKSTSPGRSDARRLTWVTLTTGGRAAVEAHLAALRAIAEGEPESLGHGPETTSGSTHRARSS; from the coding sequence ATGAGCTCCCCCGCCCCCGCCTTCCACGAGGTCATCCACGCCCCGGTGCGGCTGCGGATCTGCGGCCTGCTGCGCCAGGTGGACGAGGTCGAGTTCTCCGTGATCCGGGACGCGCTCCTGCTGAAGGACGCCCACCTCTCCAAGAACCTCTCGGTGCTGGCGGAGGCGGGTCTGGTCGCCGTGCGCAAGAGCACCTCCCCCGGGCGCTCCGACGCCCGCCGCCTGACCTGGGTCACGCTCACGACGGGCGGTCGGGCCGCCGTCGAGGCGCACCTGGCGGCGCTGCGCGCCATCGCCGAGGGCGAGCCCGAGAGCCTCGGACACGGGCCGGAGACCACTTCGGGAAGCACTCACCGTGCGCGGTCGTCCTAG
- a CDS encoding AAA family ATPase — translation MHALAPADLTAWPATLPPVRQLLLDGLELGPITVLTGDNGAGKSTIVEAIAGAYGLNAEGGGTGAMHTTRVTESPLAEHLQLVRGAGASKKGFFLRAETMHSLFTYYEEIGVGGVMHERSHGESFLEIVSERSRIGGLWLLDEPESALSLSGCLALLGLLRDLVGSGAQIILSTHSPILAAMPDADLYEVGDEGLRLTAYDELDLVRTWRSFLESPQRFLRHID, via the coding sequence ATGCATGCGCTCGCCCCCGCCGACCTCACGGCCTGGCCCGCGACCCTGCCCCCGGTGCGCCAGCTGCTCCTCGACGGGCTGGAGCTCGGTCCGATCACGGTGCTGACCGGGGACAACGGTGCCGGGAAGTCCACGATCGTGGAGGCGATCGCTGGGGCGTACGGGCTGAACGCCGAAGGCGGCGGGACCGGCGCCATGCACACCACGCGCGTCACCGAATCGCCGCTGGCCGAGCATCTCCAGCTCGTGCGCGGGGCGGGAGCCTCCAAGAAGGGCTTCTTCCTGCGCGCGGAGACCATGCATTCGCTGTTCACCTACTACGAGGAGATCGGCGTCGGCGGGGTGATGCACGAGCGCAGCCACGGCGAGTCCTTCCTCGAGATCGTCTCCGAGCGCTCGCGCATCGGAGGGCTGTGGCTCCTGGACGAACCCGAGTCGGCGCTGTCGCTCAGCGGCTGCCTCGCCCTGCTCGGACTGCTGCGGGACCTGGTCGGATCCGGCGCGCAGATCATCCTGTCCACCCACTCCCCGATCCTCGCGGCGATGCCGGACGCCGACCTGTACGAGGTCGGCGACGAGGGGCTGCGCCTCACCGCCTACGACGAGCTGGATCTGGTGCGCACGTGGCGCAGCTTCCTCGAGTCGCCGCAGCGGTTCCTGCGCCATATCGATTGA
- a CDS encoding serine hydrolase domain-containing protein, translating to MTTAPAPPAIPREAVLDVASWLPQWLETARHLRQQSGLQAAIWHDGELVAEDAVGEADLDAGIALRPTHRLRIASHSKMVTAMTLMRLREQGRLRLDDTLGDHLGELAGAPVADRTLRDLLSHSAGLTRDSDDARWWRLGAPFPDRAQLLEIARTGAVKAAAGVHLQYSNIGYGLLGLVIEAVTGSSFAEVVDELVLAPVGVDGIGADLPVGAAGPDAADGFAAGHTSLLHGPRRPVEQVPTRALAAATGFWANAGAIATFSGRTLTAGDVLSAASVREMRRRVWTLQDGRHYGLGLQEGRLHGFTVVGHSGGFPTGLSRTWAAPVERLVVSVIGTAVDAPSSELAAGILGLLALAAGRPAPQAETWEQPGAQGGGSDGRPRPAVLSQQPSVEVAGTASALSATEVAGIVAGTYDGLWGRTRLAVLGGRLFALDEAAADPAASALELAVGDVRADPIMPGAEAVELATWGDPGYDTWAEPLLARFGTPDEGGTLRCTALVRTGQVETPSADFTMPRRVMAP from the coding sequence ATGACCACCGCCCCCGCACCTCCCGCGATTCCCCGCGAGGCGGTCCTCGATGTCGCTTCCTGGTTGCCGCAGTGGCTCGAGACCGCACGTCACCTGCGGCAGCAGTCCGGGCTGCAGGCCGCGATCTGGCACGACGGGGAGCTGGTGGCGGAGGACGCCGTCGGGGAGGCCGATCTGGACGCGGGGATCGCACTGCGCCCGACGCACCGGCTGCGGATCGCCTCGCACTCGAAGATGGTCACGGCGATGACGCTCATGCGGCTGCGGGAGCAAGGGCGGCTGCGGCTGGACGACACGCTCGGCGACCACCTCGGCGAGCTCGCCGGCGCCCCCGTCGCGGACCGCACCCTGCGTGACCTGCTCTCCCATTCCGCAGGTCTGACCCGCGACTCGGACGACGCGCGCTGGTGGCGGCTCGGGGCCCCGTTCCCGGATCGTGCGCAGCTGCTCGAGATCGCCCGCACGGGCGCCGTGAAGGCCGCGGCCGGAGTGCACCTGCAGTACTCGAACATCGGCTACGGGCTGCTGGGCCTGGTCATCGAGGCGGTCACGGGTTCGTCCTTCGCCGAGGTGGTCGACGAGCTGGTGCTGGCACCCGTCGGGGTCGACGGGATCGGCGCCGACCTGCCGGTCGGGGCGGCGGGCCCGGACGCGGCCGACGGATTCGCCGCCGGGCACACATCGCTGCTGCACGGTCCCCGGCGACCGGTCGAGCAGGTGCCGACGCGGGCACTGGCCGCCGCGACCGGGTTCTGGGCGAACGCCGGAGCCATCGCCACCTTCTCGGGGCGGACCCTGACCGCGGGCGACGTGCTGTCCGCGGCATCGGTGCGGGAGATGCGCCGGCGGGTGTGGACGCTGCAGGACGGACGCCACTACGGGCTGGGGCTGCAGGAGGGGCGCCTGCACGGCTTCACGGTCGTGGGGCATTCCGGGGGATTCCCCACGGGGCTCTCGCGCACCTGGGCGGCGCCGGTCGAACGCCTGGTCGTCAGCGTGATCGGCACGGCGGTCGACGCCCCGAGCTCGGAGCTGGCCGCGGGGATCCTGGGGCTGCTGGCGCTGGCGGCGGGTCGCCCCGCTCCGCAGGCCGAGACCTGGGAGCAGCCCGGCGCCCAGGGCGGCGGCTCCGACGGCCGCCCACGCCCGGCGGTGCTGAGCCAGCAGCCGTCCGTGGAGGTGGCCGGGACGGCGTCGGCACTGTCCGCGACCGAGGTCGCCGGGATCGTGGCCGGCACCTACGACGGACTGTGGGGGCGGACCCGGCTGGCGGTGCTCGGCGGGCGGCTGTTCGCGCTCGACGAGGCGGCGGCCGACCCGGCCGCAAGCGCCCTCGAGCTCGCGGTGGGCGACGTGCGCGCCGACCCGATCATGCCCGGAGCGGAGGCTGTAGAGCTCGCCACCTGGGGTGATCCGGGGTACGACACCTGGGCCGAGCCGTTGCTGGCGCGATTCGGGACACCCGACGAGGGCGGGACGTTGCGCTGCACGGCGTTGGTGCGAACCGGTCAGGTGGAGACGCCCAGCGCGGACTTCACGATGCCACGGCGGGTGATGGCGCCGTGA
- a CDS encoding glutamine amidotransferase, translated as MKPFVQIATRPEDDVALTERASVLSFSGLGEDELIWTRLDRDPFPDLHAEDISGIILCGSPFTVSDPAESKSAAEKRAEAEVFRLLDRIIAEDIPFLGACYGIGTLGTHQGAVIDRTHGEPLGAIEVSLTAAGRDDPLVATAQLSDTFTGLVGHKEAVRTLPEHATALATGATAPVQMFRVGTRQYATQFHPELDIPSIIERARVYRDHGYFSPDEMEDIFLALRSRTADEPPRLLRAFAELFAR; from the coding sequence GTGAAACCGTTCGTGCAGATCGCCACCCGCCCTGAGGACGACGTCGCCCTCACCGAACGTGCCTCCGTGCTCTCCTTCTCCGGCCTGGGCGAGGACGAGCTGATCTGGACGCGGCTGGACCGGGATCCCTTCCCCGACCTGCACGCCGAGGACATCTCCGGGATCATCCTGTGCGGCAGTCCGTTCACGGTCTCGGACCCCGCCGAGTCCAAGTCCGCGGCGGAGAAGCGGGCCGAGGCCGAGGTCTTCCGCCTCCTGGACCGCATCATCGCCGAGGACATCCCCTTCCTCGGTGCCTGCTACGGCATCGGCACCCTCGGCACCCACCAGGGCGCCGTCATCGACCGCACGCACGGGGAGCCGTTGGGCGCCATCGAGGTCTCGCTCACCGCCGCCGGTCGCGACGACCCGCTGGTCGCGACGGCACAGCTCAGCGACACCTTCACCGGCCTCGTCGGCCACAAGGAGGCCGTCCGCACCCTGCCCGAGCACGCGACCGCGCTCGCCACCGGCGCCACCGCGCCGGTGCAGATGTTCCGCGTCGGCACCCGGCAGTACGCCACCCAGTTCCACCCCGAGCTCGACATCCCCTCGATCATCGAGCGGGCCCGCGTCTACCGCGACCACGGGTACTTCTCGCCCGACGAGATGGAGGACATCTTCCTCGCCCTGCGCAGTCGCACCGCCGACGAACCGCCGCGGCTGCTGCGCGCCTTCGCCGAGCTGTTCGCGCGCTGA
- a CDS encoding GNAT family N-acetyltransferase, whose amino-acid sequence MHTAAPPTFTVGIPRASEAEALARVHVRGWEVAYGHLLAGEQWFGLEAIRRRTTQWTRWLTPSTGGNDDGTYRVGRDAEGSVIGLAASWPPRDPPPAPPRELSVLYIDEAWFGTGLGRVLAEAILEGGPASVWVAEENPRARRFYEKLGFALDGAARVEEQLGNLRDVHMVR is encoded by the coding sequence ATGCACACCGCAGCTCCGCCCACCTTCACGGTCGGCATCCCGCGTGCTTCCGAGGCCGAGGCCCTCGCCCGGGTCCATGTGCGCGGCTGGGAGGTGGCCTACGGGCACCTGCTGGCGGGCGAGCAGTGGTTCGGGCTGGAGGCGATCCGGCGGCGCACGACGCAGTGGACCCGCTGGCTCACGCCGAGCACGGGCGGCAACGACGACGGGACGTACCGCGTCGGCCGCGACGCGGAAGGCTCGGTGATCGGGCTGGCCGCGTCCTGGCCGCCGCGCGATCCGCCGCCGGCGCCGCCGCGCGAGCTGTCGGTGCTCTACATCGACGAGGCCTGGTTCGGCACCGGCCTCGGCCGCGTCCTGGCCGAGGCGATCCTCGAGGGCGGGCCCGCGAGCGTATGGGTCGCCGAGGAGAACCCGCGGGCCCGCCGCTTCTACGAGAAGCTCGGCTTCGCCCTCGACGGCGCCGCCCGGGTCGAGGAGCAGCTCGGGAATCTGCGGGATGTGCACATGGTGCGGTAG